The genomic stretch caaTACCCCTGAAAAGGGTCACCAAAGGGTCTTATAATCTCATGTCCCACATTCATCTCCTGGAGTGAACCATTGAACTCCGCAGCAGCCTTCGAAACCCACCTTCCTCAGGTTCGCCCAGTCTACTCCACCGCCCCCAACATTTGCTCAGTGGTTCCCACCGCCTGAAGTCAATCCATCTCTTCCATCAAAGTCCTTCACTCTCCATCGCCATTCAGAGTTCCTTCTGCCTTGATGGCTGGGGGCCTCTGGATGGGCTTGGCATCAGTAAAACCTCCATTGACTGCCACGCGCTCCTTCAACCACCAGAGGGTGCGCTCCTCAAGATTGTCTCCAACCTGTTGATTACCATTCCCCCCAGGGGCTTGTGGGATGGGGCAactgaggaagaggcaggatCTGCAATTCAGAAGTTACTGGGGAGCAGGGGCTGAGAAGTGGCTTTGGGACATGTCCCTTAACATTTGTGGAACATTTGTCTCCATCTTGAGTCTCTATGTGTCTGGCTctcattatttgtttctttgtgtctCTGAGCCACTCTCCCCACTTTCTGTCCCCCAGCACGGCGGAGGCAGCTGCCCTGGAGCGGGAGCTGCTGGAGGATTATCGCTTTGGGCGGCAGCAGCTAGTGGAGTTGTGTGGGCATGCTAGTGCCGTGGCTGTGACCAAGGTACTTGACCTCTGACTGTCCCCCTGACCGACTGACCTCTTGACTGACCCCCAACCTGTCCCAGCAGAGTTAAGGTCTAACACATTAACCCTGTGACTGGAATGGTCCAGACTTAGAGAATCCTCCCTCTGCTTGAGGCTACCTCAACCCAAGATTCAGATGGGCAGATAGGCCAGAGAGGATCATCACTGTTCCAGGCCCGAAAGAACCAGGGGATCCAGGGTATCAGAGAAGGTCAGGGCCCAGGCAGGGGTCCCCAGAGACTTGGAGAGTATGACTTGGAGGGTGCTAGGGCTCTTGAGGTGCAGACACTGGGTCTTTCTGCAGATGCAACCTGCCTCCTTCAGCCTGATTGCCCCCAAACAACCCCATGCTGcaggcagggaaactgaggcccagaggcagggCAGTACCTGCCCAAGGGTTGGAAGCAGAGCTGGAACTTAGGTGTTTTCTTCCACCCATTGAGGTGCTACAGGATGACAGGAGAGAAAAGGCGAAATGATACTGAGTGCTTGCTGTGCAGCCCACCATGCCCGGCTGGGTTCCTACAAAAAGGAGTAATGAATGGGCCTGACAAAGCAGGTCATCAATGCGGATGCCTTGGGGAGGCGCTGCACACAGAGCCAGGGCTCCGCAGgccccctccctcactcccctcccccACGTCCACTcctcccatctctctccctcgTCCTCGCcctcccctttttcttcctgtttttctttttcatctttttcttaccACTGAGTTTTTAAGAAACTCAGTATCTTCATGTtgatggaacttttttttttttttaacttaagtgtttttccaaatgaaatatcCTGGGTGAAGCATCCAAAGGAGAAGGAAGTCAATGAGAATGAAAGCCATAAAGGGAACCAGTAGGATGTCCGTCCTCACCGTCCCAGACTTGGGCTTGGCCTGAAATGGTGGAAGTCATGATCATGTTCATGGAGGGTCAAGACCAGGCTGAGACCTAGGGGAGGAGAATAATTTCTGCTCTGTAGTCAGAGCTTGGAGGACACCATGGTCCCTGGGCCCTGGCACCCTGCCGAGATATTCCATGTGCCTAGGCCAGATCCATTGTTgccctcttcctttttcttttttttttttcaaagttggggatggaacccagaatcTTTcatatgctaggcaactgctctacttCAAACTACATTCCtagccatttttgttttattttgagacagggtctctcactaagttgctgaggctggccttgaacttgccatcctcctgcctcagtctccccagtagctggggttacagggaTGTGGCACCACCGGGTTATTGCTTGCATTTGATAGAGGCAAAGCTGAGATTGGAGAGACAGGGTCAGGGCCACAGAGAATCAGAGCAAGACTGGGAATCAGACACCAGGGCACTTAGCAACTGTTATAAAGAAAGAGATGCACAGGCCAAGAGACAGAGAAGACATGGAACTCCTGAGGGAGACCGACAAGGACAGAGAGTCTGAGCGATAGAGAGGGGAAAACAGACaggcagagacagacagacagaaagaaaaaaagactcaaaggaaagagatggcagaGACAGAGAGtctgagagacagagaaagatggagagagtCATCAAGGCAGGGCAGGGGTTGGAGAAGtcccccctcctcccctggcTGCCCCACGCTGGGGCCTCCAGGAGGAGCTTAGTCCTGGAAACATGGCGGGGAGGGGCAGCCACTGCGGTGGAAAAAGGTGGAGGAATGTCTGCGACTCAGGCGAGAATAAACAAACCGCACTCTGCACTCGCTGGTGGGGCACAGGCCTCGGGCGGAGGCTGGAGGCACGCCTTGCAGCGTGGCCTAGGCAGGGCCTGAGACGGGGACTCCACCAGAACGCCTCTCTTTCTGTTGTGTCCTCTTGCCTTCAGGCCCCAGCCCTGGTCCTTCCCCTTCTCCGGCATCAATTTCTCCACTTGTGCAGAGAGGAATCACGAGTGTCCTGCTTTGCTGTGTCCCCTGCCAGGTGTTCCCTTTGCCTGCTCTCTCCCGGAAGCAGAGGACAGTGTTGGTGGTGTGTGGCCCGGAGCAGAACGGGGCAGTGGGGCTGGTCTGTGCCCGGCACCTTCGGGTGTTTGTGAGTAGCAAGGAACCCTTGGCCTCCCGAGGTCACCCCCACCTTGTCCCTGCAGAAATTGCTCCTCCTCTTGCTAAGAGTCCCAGAGGGACTTTGCTGCAGGGGCAGGAGGTGAGATCTGCTGTGGATACCTGGGAGGACCCCCAGTGCTGACCCCTGGTCCCCCTCCAGGAGTACGAGCCGACCATCTTCTACCCGACACGCTCCCTGGACCTGCTGCACCGGGACCTGACCACTCAGTGCGAGAAAATGGATATCCCCTTCCTCTCCTACTTGCCCACAGAGGTGGTGCTGGGTGACCAGTGGGGGTGGAGGCAGAGGATGGTGCCTAAGGGCCACCCTAAACTCACCTCCCTTCCCAGGTGCAGCTCATTAACGATGCCTATGGGTTGGTGGTGGATGCCGTGCTCGGTCCTGGTGTGGAGCCCGGCGAGGTCGGGGGCCCCTGCACGCGTGCACTGGCCACACTAAAGCTGCTCTCCATCCCCCTCGTGAGCCTGGACATTCCCTCAGGCATGCTAAGCAGAGGGGCACTGGGGGTGCTTGGGCGGAGGTCTCTGTACGCTGGCTCCTGGTGGCCCCAGCCTGCGTGcccactctgagcctcagtttccccagagTGGATGGAGTGTGCTCTCTGACTGAGGCCAAAGGTCACACCCATCCCAAAGATGGTTAAGACGAAGTTTGCCACCCCAGGTGACCTTAGATCCCTCTCCCCCCCATGCCCAACCCAGTGTGCCTGCTGCCCACCCCTGGCCCAGTTGCCTGGGTAGACGTGAGCTCACCCAGCAAAGGCCACGCCTGCCCTGGCCGCCGCCCCATGCCTGTTGGAACCATTAGGCGACAGGCAGACGGAATAAACAGCCGCTGGCCTACAGGACCCTCCATGGGGGTGGCTGGGCTCCAGAGGATGTCCCCTGGTTTTCAGGATTCCAGAACTGTCCCAGCCGGGCGCACAGCGTAGGGGGGCTGAGGGAGGAAGCGGGCTGTCTAGGCTGCAGGCTCAGGTCTGAACAGGTGGCCTGGGACAGAGAGAGTGACCCTGATAGGCCAGAGAGTGATGTTAGGGGCCTTTAGTCTGAGGGTGGAGGCTAGGGTCAGAGAAGGAAGCATTATAGTCAGAGGAAGAAACCAGTACTTCTTGTTAGTGGCCCCAGATTCAGGTCAGAGGCAAGAGAGAAGGCAAGGCCCCTAGACCCAAGGTGGAAGCTCATTCAGGAGATGACAGTGGCTGGGTTGGGGATGTCTCAGtagtagaacgcttgcctagcatatgcagagccctgcattcaatccccagcacagaagggggaaaaaaaaaaaaaagagtcggTTGCCTTTGCCAAGTCAAATAACAGGATCTAGTGTGAGGGCAAGGGCAGAGATCTTAGGTCAGAGGGAGGCGTTTTCTAGCCAGTGGGAAGGATGAATGTTCAGGTCTGGTGGGGAGATGGGTGTGTCCTGCTGGAGGCCAGAAAGTGGGCCAGGAGGAAGGTCTGATGGGGGAGGCTTGCCTGAGGGCGGGGACACCCGCTGGTCTGAGTAGAGGGTGGGGATCTGGTCAGAACCGTGAGGCTGGTGTCTGGTGGGAGGCCTGGGTGGGAAGAAGCTGTGGTCCAGAGGCTCAGGGTTGATGGGGAGGCAAGCATGGAGATGGGTACCAACcaggtcaggaggcagaggcctgggCGGAACTGGGAAAGGGCAGCAGGTGGAAACGATGTAGTCTGAAGGCAGAGGATGGGTTGAGTGGAGGAGGGAGACCGAGCAGTAGGATGGGAGCAGCACCAAAAAGTGTAGGGCAAAGGCTTTGGTCAGAGGGGGAAGAACACACCTCGAGGAGAGGGAGAGACGGGTCTGAAGGTGGAGGCTCGGGTCTATGGGTGGGCAGGTCTGACCAAGACCCCCGTGTCAGGGGGCAGAAGCTGGGTCTGAAGAGAAAGCCGGCGTGCGGGGAGCAAGACCGCAGTCTGAGGGCAGAGGCTCAGTGTCCCGGGGTGGGGGAGACAGGGCAGGATTTTAGTCTGAGGGCGGAGGACCCTTCCAGCCCCCGATCGCCCGGCTCGTCCCCTCCTCCCGTAGGCTGGGACGCGGAGACCGGCGGCGACGCTGAAGACGGGCTGCGGCCAGACGTGCTGGTGTCGCTCGCAGCACCCAAGCGCTGCGCCGGTCGCTTCTCGGGGCGCCACCACTTCGTGGCCGGCAGGTTCGTGCCCGACGACGTGCGCCGCAAGTTTGCTCTGCGTCTGCCGGGATACACCGGCACCGACTGCGTCGCGGCTCTGTGACCGCCACCGCGCCCACGCCTCTTGGGCCTGCACCAATAAACAGATCTCCCACCACCACCTCGTCTCCGCCGCCTTTGTGCGCCCGGTCGCCGCAAGGGTCGGGGCTGGGTCAGGTCGAGAAGCGTCCCAGGGGGAAGTCCCAAGGCGGGAGACCTGGAGGGGAGCTGTAGTGTGGCACTTCCCGCCGCTCTCTCAAAAAGCTCCAACCCGAAGAGGGCGGGTCCAGGGGTAGGACTCCCAGACTGCTCAGGGTAGCCTGAAATCGATAGGATCGAAGTTAGAGAGACGGAGGACTTCCAGCAGCTTAACGCACGTAGGTCCTGGGAGCTTCAGATTCGATTGCAAGTGGTAGTCGCCTCAGGCAGCTGGGGACCCAACTTGGAGGGTAAAAGGTGGGAAGGAGGTCCAGCCGGCTACGGGGAAACACACGCCAGCCGAAGGCGGGGGCGAAGGCAAAACAGAGCGCAAAGAGGTGGGAAGATCCAGAAGTGGTTACTTGAGCGCCAGTCACCCAGGGCCGGGGGCGTGGTCTGTAATGGGCGTGGTCTAAGAAGGGCGGGGCTTGTGTCGTGTCCCGCCCCCATCTTCAATCCCAGCTGCCGCCCGACCCGCCAGAGTCGGATCCCAGCGCAGCGCGGAGCCCCGACCCTCCCTCGGAGGCTCGGACCCAGAGATGGCGTCACTGCTACCACTGTTCTGTCTCTGTGTTGCCGTAGCGCACCTGGCGGGTGCCCGAGGTGAGATGCCCCCAGCCCTAGGCTCCCGGAGGCTTGACAGCCAGGCTTGCGTGCAGCTACATTAGGAAAAAGAACCAAGGCAACTACGTGCTTCCCTAGGGCTTGAGTTCCCTTCGCCGGCCTTGGAGTGGGGGAGATGGGGAAACGGAGCTCTGGATCATCTTGGGCGGGGAGAGGACCTCTTTCATTCCCTGCCCTCCCGAAGACACAGTGGACGCGCTAGGAGTGTGGATGTGAACTTTAGGTTTCTTTGGTTTCCACGGACGGTGGGGCGCATGACCCACCCAGTCCCAGCTTTTGGACTCTGAATCTCCAGGTCTCCCTTCCTGGACCAAGGGATCAGAGCCATCCCCTCCCTTGCAACACCCACACCACCCACAGAAGCAATCCCCATCTCTGAAATATTCCCCCCACCTCGTGAGGCTGGTGATGGGCCCATTTCTCAGAGGAGACTGAGACTCCAAGGAAGAAGGGACTTGTGGAAGGTCCTCACGCTGACTGGACTATCTTCTTGAGACCAGAGAAGACAGTCTAGATTCCAAGGACAGATTGGGCCccaagtaaaaggatggaaagggtAAACGGAGGGAGGAACTTCCAGGTCACCTAATAGATGAAAGTGAATACATTCCCGAGAGTAGAGGCACAGGCGAGTGAACCTGTCTAAATTTGTGGCTGCTAAACACACCCAAGGGGAGATCTGGGCCTGGGGTGGGCAGAGTGGGATGAAGACTCCCCCAGCCCATATGGATTTGGAGCTGGGCCAGAGAAAGGGACAGGGCTGCAGGAGTCTGGGGCTGGTAATGGAAAGGTTCTTGGAAGAGGGTGTGCTATAGTCCACccggctagagctggcttctgtcctatcagagcctcagttttctgccctgtaaaatggagatgaacaCCACCTCCCTCTTGCACAAGAGGAGGGTCACAGTTGTCTCCATCACCATCCTTCCTTTCCCCAACTCTTCCAGATGCTACCCCAGTGGAGGAGCCCACAGGAATTGCATGGGGTCTGCAAGGACGGTCACTTCACCCTGGCCAGCCCTCACCAACCCTGGAGGACTGGGAAGGTGAGTCAGCCTGCTATGGACTTACACGAACTCAGGCTAGTGGGGTCATGAAAGGAAGGGACACAAACTAGGTGAAGGGTCCAGAATCATCCTGGTGCCTGGATATGGCAGCTCCTGGAAGTGATATCCCAATGGACTTAAATTAGCCGTCTAAGTAAGAGACTGGTCAAACAGCAGCAAGATCTCAGCGTGCCCAGATGGGCCAGCTCAAGCTTTGGGGCTGGGGAAGTGGAGATCTGGAGGTCAACTGTCCTTTACAAGGTCCTGAATTTGGTCGCGGTCGTGGGCGGGTTAGAGCACAGGTGAAGGGAGCCCATCAGCAGGTCAGGCCCTTGTACGATTGACGGGGGCCGACAGGCTGCGACCCGGATCTCAGAGCGTGCGGTGCTCGCAGAGGCAAGCGAGTGGACGTCCTGGTTCAACGTGGACCATCCTGGAGGAGACGGCGACTTCGAGAGCCTGGCGGCCATTCGCTTTTACTACGGACCCGCCCGTGTGTGCCAGAGACCGCTGGCGTTGGAGGCGCGCACCACCGACTGGGCCCTGCCGTCTGCGGTCGGCGAGCGTGTGCACTTGAATCCCACGCGCGGCTTCTGGTGCCTCAACCGCGAGCAGCCGCGCGGTCGCCGCTGTTCCAACTACCACGTGCGCTTCCGCTGCCCGCTCGGTGAGGGCGAGGTGGGGCGTGGCTTGGAGTCGGTGGAGCTGGCCGCGGGCGGTGGGTGGGGCCTGGGTGTGCAGAGGAAGGGGCGGTGTGGACGCGGGCGAGGCTGGGAAGGAGCGCCCCTTAGGAGCACAGCCCAAGAGAGGCGTGCcaggcggggcggggccgggagcAGCAGTTCCCAGGTAGGAAACTCCGCAGGTcaggccccacctccttcccCCAGGGACACATTTCCTTTCCTCATTTGCTCCTTTGTAATGGTGTTCTGCGGGGGTCTGGAGCCCCACGTGTATTCAGGAACAGGAGCAGCAGGGTGAACCTCAGGGTTTATCCGAAGGGGAGATAGGGGTACCTGAACTGCACCTTCAAGGGGTGCGCCTAGTCAGCACTGATGGGGACGGTAGGCGGGAGTGCCCATCCTAGAATGCATCtagggtgcatgtgtgtgtggtgctggcgGCTTTCGGTCCCACATTGTCGCCAGTGAGGCGCGGCTCCTGGGAAGGGCAGCTGCCTGACCTTTCTCTTTGCCCTCCACAGAGGTCGCCTGGGGCGCGTGGGGTCCCTGGGGTCTCTGCTCTAGAAGCTGTGGGCCCGGCCGTCGCTTGCGCCGCCGCAGCTGCCCAGGCCCGGCTGGGGATGCGTGTCCAGGGCGTTCCCTGGAGGCGCAAAAGTGTGTGCGACCTCCGTGCCCAGGTAGGAAGGCGGGGATGGAGGGAGTAGTGGTGTTTCGAGGGGGACCGGTTAGGGGCGGGGCCTGTTGAGGGATGTGCTCGGAGCGGGAAGCTGGGTGAGGGTCTAGAGAGAAGAgacggggaggaggaggaagcctgGAGGCAGCGACCAGGCACCTAGGGCCCCAACACCGGCTAGGTGGAAATTTCCCCACCCTGGGTCCAAGCAACACTGGCGATTGCACGTACGGACTGGTGGCTGCCACAGGCTCGTGTGCATGCAGGCAGACACCAGCAGAGCTGAGCGGTCGCTTCCCCTGTGTGCACGGCCCATGTATAGATATCTCCATGGGCAAACGAAAGTCACTGCTTGTACTTGGGGTGCACGCGCGTGGCATTTGCAGCCTCCACCCGTCCCCCACGCCCACGCAGACACGCGCTCACACTGGCAGACATGGTGCCTAGGCCCTCCCAGGGCCAGACACCGGGCCAGCCAGGAGGCGACTGGAAATTCCGCTTGGTCCTGGGCTCCACAAACACCGTCTGGAGTTGCTCCGTCGGAGCCCGCTGCAGGGTGGGGGCACACGGTGGCCAATGGTGgggtccccaccccaccctgcctggctctgcccttCCAGAGCCTCTGCCCTGAAGTTTccagtggaattttccattttatggagAGGCCTTAGGTTTGGAAGTGGAGAGATGTTGTCTCCCCAAGACGGCCCCTGCTAAGATATGTTTTCTCCTGCTGGAAGGGGCCTCTCAATCCTTGAGAGTCAactctcctgtcctctcctcaGGGGATCTTTCCGATCTCTCTGGACCCCAATTCCCTCCCTCTGGTCCAGCCCTGACTACTCAGTTCCATCTCCCCCTCACACTAGGGGCTGATTTAAGGCTCACCATGGTGACCCCTGAAGGACATAATACGGGGTAGGGAATCTAGGTGTGTTTGTAGAGTGATGGAGTGTAAAAGCCTCTCTGCCCC from Sciurus carolinensis chromosome 17, mSciCar1.2, whole genome shotgun sequence encodes the following:
- the Yjefn3 gene encoding yjeF N-terminal domain-containing protein 3: MSSAVGPDPAETPEERRFLSTAEAAALERELLEDYRFGRQQLVELCGHASAVAVTKVFPLPALSRKQRTVLVVCGPEQNGAVGLVCARHLRVFEYEPTIFYPTRSLDLLHRDLTTQCEKMDIPFLSYLPTEVQLINDAYGLVVDAVLGPGVEPGEVGGPCTRALATLKLLSIPLVSLDIPSGWDAETGGDAEDGLRPDVLVSLAAPKRCAGRFSGRHHFVAGRFVPDDVRRKFALRLPGYTGTDCVAAL